Proteins from a single region of Bacteroidota bacterium:
- the queG gene encoding tRNA epoxyqueuosine(34) reductase QueG translates to MSDTKTYTDLIKAEANRLGFLATGISKVCFLKEDEAWIKKWLSNNMHGEMHYMENYPDKRLDPRLLVENSLSVISLLYNYFPPTLQFNPDSFKIARYAYGTDYHQVVKNKIFSLMSFINTHVTKVNGRVFVDSAPVLERAWARKSGLGWIGKNTNLINPRHGSFFFIGELIIDLELEYDQPVNNHCGTCTRCMDACPTGAITEPYVIDARKCISYLTIELKDKIPEKWKGKISPWIFGCDACQEACPWNKKAKPHHEPEFIPVTELLNLSKKDWENLSENKFLELFSKSAIKRTKYSGLKRNINFLSSH, encoded by the coding sequence TTGTCCGACACAAAAACATATACCGATCTGATCAAAGCCGAGGCCAACCGCCTTGGCTTTTTAGCAACCGGAATTTCAAAAGTCTGCTTCTTAAAGGAAGACGAAGCCTGGATAAAAAAGTGGTTAAGCAATAACATGCATGGAGAAATGCATTATATGGAAAATTATCCGGATAAAAGGCTTGATCCCCGGTTACTGGTTGAAAACTCATTATCTGTAATTTCTCTACTTTATAATTATTTTCCACCAACCCTTCAATTTAATCCGGATTCCTTTAAAATCGCCAGGTATGCCTATGGAACAGACTATCACCAGGTAGTAAAAAATAAAATCTTCAGTTTAATGTCTTTCATCAATACCCATGTAACCAAAGTAAACGGAAGAGTATTTGTAGATTCGGCCCCGGTGCTGGAAAGGGCATGGGCAAGGAAATCAGGCCTGGGATGGATAGGGAAAAATACGAACCTGATTAACCCCAGGCACGGATCTTTCTTCTTTATTGGTGAATTAATCATAGACCTGGAACTGGAATACGACCAGCCTGTAAACAATCATTGCGGGACCTGTACCCGTTGCATGGACGCCTGTCCGACCGGGGCAATTACGGAACCTTATGTGATAGATGCCAGAAAATGCATTTCCTATTTGACCATTGAATTAAAAGATAAGATCCCCGAAAAATGGAAGGGAAAGATATCCCCATGGATTTTTGGCTGCGATGCCTGCCAGGAAGCCTGCCCCTGGAATAAAAAAGCCAAACCTCATCACGAACCGGAATTCATTCCAGTTACGGAATTATTAAATCTTTCAAAAAAGGATTGGGAAAATCTTAGCGAAAATAAATTCTTGGAACTTTTTTCTAAATCTGCCATCAAAAGGACAAAATATTCAGGATTAAAAAGGAATATCAATTTCCTTAGTTCACATTGA
- the der gene encoding ribosome biogenesis GTPase Der has product MGNIVAIVGRPNVGKSTLFNRMVGGRKAIVDEVSGVTRDRNYDKCEWNGQEFSVIDTGGYTINSDDIFEKEIRKQVLLAIEEADVIIFVVDVRGGITDLDEAVADILRKSGKKVILTANKVDNNELGYESHEFYKFGLGEVYTISAITGGGTGDLLDEVVSLFPEPKPRPEEEEEIPKFAIVGRPNVGKSSLLNALIGEDRHIVTSIAGTTRDSIYTRYNKYNFDFYLVDTAGLRKKGKVNEDIEFYSVMRAVRTIENSDVCLLLIDATQGIEAQDMNIFNLIRKNKKGVVLLANKWDLIEKDNHSLEDYTQAILQRLAPFNDVPVIFTSAITKQRIQKVLEEAVAVYENRKKRISTSKLNEVMLAAIHSNEPPMVKGKQIKIKFVMQLPTATPSFAFFCNHPQYLRDPYKRYLENRLREAFNFKGVPIQIYFRQK; this is encoded by the coding sequence ATGGGCAATATTGTAGCTATAGTAGGACGGCCAAATGTCGGGAAGTCTACTCTTTTTAACCGCATGGTAGGTGGCAGAAAGGCCATTGTTGATGAAGTGTCCGGCGTTACCCGCGACCGCAATTATGATAAGTGTGAATGGAATGGTCAGGAATTTTCTGTGATAGATACCGGTGGATATACCATAAATTCTGATGATATCTTTGAGAAGGAGATCAGGAAGCAGGTATTACTGGCTATAGAAGAAGCTGATGTCATTATTTTCGTGGTGGATGTCCGTGGAGGAATCACGGACTTGGATGAAGCAGTTGCGGATATCCTTCGTAAATCGGGAAAGAAAGTGATACTTACAGCCAACAAGGTTGATAACAATGAACTGGGATACGAAAGCCATGAATTTTATAAATTTGGTTTGGGTGAAGTTTATACCATTTCTGCAATTACCGGTGGGGGTACGGGCGATTTGCTTGATGAAGTCGTAAGTCTTTTTCCTGAACCTAAACCAAGACCGGAGGAAGAAGAAGAAATTCCTAAATTCGCTATTGTTGGGCGGCCAAATGTTGGAAAATCTTCATTGCTTAATGCATTAATAGGGGAAGACAGGCATATAGTTACTTCAATTGCAGGTACTACAAGGGATTCAATATATACCCGGTACAACAAATATAATTTCGACTTCTACCTGGTCGATACGGCCGGTTTGAGGAAAAAAGGCAAGGTGAATGAAGATATTGAGTTTTATTCTGTCATGCGGGCTGTCCGCACGATTGAAAATTCGGATGTCTGCCTTTTACTGATTGATGCTACCCAGGGTATTGAAGCCCAGGATATGAACATTTTTAACCTCATCCGGAAAAATAAAAAAGGAGTGGTGCTTCTTGCCAATAAATGGGATCTTATAGAAAAGGACAATCACAGCCTCGAAGACTATACCCAGGCTATTCTCCAACGGTTGGCCCCTTTCAATGATGTACCCGTTATTTTTACTTCGGCCATTACAAAGCAGCGGATTCAGAAAGTATTGGAAGAAGCTGTTGCCGTTTATGAGAACCGCAAGAAACGGATATCCACTTCAAAGCTCAATGAAGTCATGCTCGCGGCTATTCATAGTAATGAACCGCCCATGGTAAAAGGCAAGCAGATTAAAATAAAATTTGTGATGCAGTTGCCTACGGCTACCCCGTCATTCGCCTTTTTCTGTAATCATCCGCAATATCTGCGCGATCCTTACAAACGTTATCTTGAAAACAGGCTTAGGGAAGCTTTCAATTTTAAGGGAGTGCCTATACAAATTTATTTCAGGCAAAAGTGA
- the era gene encoding GTPase Era: protein MTHKSGFVNIIGNPNVGKSTIMNNFVGEKLSIITSKAQTTRHRIMGIVNGEDYQIVYSDTPGILKPSYKLQETMMKFVGSAFVDADLIIYVTDVVEQVGKNHEYIEKLKSTEVPVFLLINKIDLSSQPAVEKLVENWKEMLPKATIYPVSALTDFNLDVVKNAIIDALPEGPAYYPKDAMTDRSERFFVTEIIREKILLNYRQEIPYSVEVAVESFKEEEDIIKISSIIYVMRESQKGIIIGNKGAALKKVGTEARKDIEAFFGKKVFLKMFVKVSKDWRDDERSLQRFGYNPAE, encoded by the coding sequence ATGACACATAAGTCAGGATTCGTTAATATTATCGGTAACCCCAATGTGGGTAAATCGACGATCATGAACAATTTTGTGGGTGAGAAGCTTTCGATCATCACTTCTAAAGCACAGACCACAAGGCACAGGATCATGGGAATAGTGAACGGCGAGGATTATCAGATCGTCTATTCCGATACCCCGGGAATTCTCAAACCCAGTTATAAACTTCAGGAAACTATGATGAAGTTTGTGGGTTCTGCATTTGTCGACGCCGATTTGATTATTTATGTTACCGATGTGGTGGAACAGGTTGGCAAGAACCATGAGTATATTGAGAAGCTCAAAAGTACAGAGGTCCCTGTGTTTCTGCTGATCAATAAAATTGATTTGAGCAGCCAGCCTGCTGTTGAAAAATTAGTAGAAAACTGGAAGGAGATGCTTCCCAAGGCTACCATTTACCCTGTGTCGGCCTTGACAGATTTCAATCTCGATGTAGTGAAAAATGCGATCATCGATGCGCTTCCCGAAGGCCCCGCCTATTATCCCAAGGATGCAATGACCGACCGTTCGGAACGGTTCTTCGTGACTGAAATTATCCGTGAAAAGATTTTATTGAATTACCGGCAGGAAATACCTTATTCCGTTGAAGTTGCTGTAGAGTCTTTTAAAGAGGAGGAAGATATCATTAAAATCAGTTCCATTATATATGTAATGCGGGAGAGCCAGAAAGGGATTATTATTGGGAACAAAGGAGCTGCCCTAAAGAAGGTGGGGACGGAAGCCCGGAAAGATATAGAAGCATTTTTCGGGAAAAAAGTTTTCCTGAAAATGTTTGTCAAAGTAAGCAAGGATTGGCGTGATGATGAGAGATCCCTTCAGCGCTTTGGTTATAATCCTGCTGAATGA
- a CDS encoding pseudouridine synthase, which yields MKNIRPQRRSNSSTRFDKPFGKSKGTFRPEENSGKPAYVKNKYKGSGERHYSSHTDEEREGNKSYPRDSFHHENKREGFNKDRKPGSSRYGSNYKGSGSGGRYSGNAGEERDEKGGFKQDSFHHENKRDGFYKDRKPGQNRYGNNYRGSGEHPYSGKRDNEGVEGFEKHTSQHPYKEGYRKGNWQRNSYGKNQYNKEENTFHKEEDSEQRSNYSRPYKKEEPGFRKSYRDQDKFSSKEKYDGNRKPYNPDFKKNPYSKKKQLEYKQEHPEKEWPMRLNRFIANAGICSRREADELIVSGLVSVNGEIITRLGTKVKQDDEVRYNGERIKSEKKVYILLNKPKDYITTVEDAHAKRTVLDLVQGACKERVYPVGRLDRNTTGVLLLTNDGDLTKKLTHPSFNKKKVYLAYLDRPLTAADLMKIADGVTLEDGFVQPDAVSYVDDKSKNQIGIEIHSGKNHIVRRIFESLGYDVTKLDRVMFAGLTKKGLQRGQWRFLSEKEVVVLKMGSYE from the coding sequence ATGAAAAATATCAGACCACAAAGGCGGTCGAATTCATCAACCCGTTTTGACAAACCTTTTGGAAAATCAAAGGGGACATTTCGTCCTGAAGAAAATTCAGGGAAACCTGCTTATGTGAAAAACAAATATAAAGGTTCGGGAGAACGTCATTATTCAAGCCATACTGATGAAGAGCGGGAAGGGAATAAAAGTTACCCACGGGATTCTTTTCATCACGAAAACAAACGGGAAGGTTTTAACAAAGACAGAAAACCGGGATCAAGCCGTTATGGAAGCAATTACAAAGGTTCAGGTTCGGGGGGACGTTATTCTGGCAATGCTGGTGAAGAGAGGGATGAAAAAGGAGGTTTCAAACAGGATTCTTTTCATCATGAAAACAAACGGGATGGTTTTTACAAAGACAGAAAACCGGGACAGAATCGCTATGGCAATAATTACAGGGGTTCTGGAGAACATCCTTATTCGGGAAAAAGAGACAATGAAGGTGTAGAAGGCTTTGAAAAGCATACTTCGCAGCATCCTTACAAGGAAGGGTATAGAAAGGGCAATTGGCAAAGGAATTCTTACGGAAAGAATCAATATAATAAGGAAGAGAACACCTTCCATAAGGAAGAAGATTCAGAGCAGAGAAGTAATTATAGCCGTCCTTATAAAAAAGAAGAGCCGGGATTCAGGAAGTCCTATAGAGACCAGGATAAATTTTCAAGTAAGGAGAAGTACGACGGAAATCGAAAGCCCTATAATCCTGATTTCAAGAAAAACCCATATAGCAAGAAAAAGCAGCTGGAATACAAGCAGGAACATCCTGAGAAGGAATGGCCTATGAGGCTTAACCGCTTTATTGCCAATGCCGGTATATGTTCCAGACGTGAAGCCGATGAACTTATTGTTTCCGGTTTGGTGTCGGTAAACGGAGAAATAATCACCCGACTGGGTACCAAAGTTAAACAGGATGATGAGGTTCGTTATAACGGCGAAAGAATTAAGAGCGAAAAGAAAGTTTATATCTTGCTCAATAAGCCCAAAGACTATATAACCACGGTTGAAGATGCTCATGCAAAGCGGACTGTACTTGACCTGGTTCAGGGAGCTTGCAAGGAAAGGGTTTATCCGGTTGGCCGTCTTGACCGTAATACCACGGGTGTGCTTTTATTGACCAATGACGGGGATCTGACCAAGAAACTTACTCATCCTTCATTTAACAAAAAGAAAGTATACCTTGCTTATCTGGACAGGCCGCTTACAGCTGCCGATCTGATGAAGATCGCCGATGGGGTTACCCTCGAAGATGGTTTCGTTCAACCTGATGCCGTGAGTTATGTTGATGATAAGAGCAAAAATCAGATAGGTATTGAAATCCATTCAGGGAAAAATCATATTGTCCGCCGTATATTCGAATCTTTGGGCTATGATGTGACCAAACTGGACCGGGTGATGTTTGCAGGTTTGACCAAAAAGGGACTGCAGCGCGGCCAATGGCGTTTTCTTAGCGAAAAGGAAGTGGTTGTCCTGAAAATGGGATCTTACGAATAA